Proteins from a genomic interval of Paenibacillus sp. FSL H8-0048:
- the xylB gene encoding xylulokinase, giving the protein MKYVIGVDLGTSAVKTVLVDPQGKVAFEHSEAYPLSRPQPNWSEQNPEDWVKGTIASLKRLMEVSGAKPEQIDGISFSGQMHGLVLVDGEGKALRPAILWNDTRTTAECRKIEKKLGSKLIDIARNRALEGFTLPKILWVQEHEPEVLAKAELFLLPKDYVRYHLTGDYAMDYSDAAGTLLLDVGAKQWSAEIAGAFDLPVSLCPRLVESFEQTGTLLPAVAEASGLLPTTKVFAGGADNACGALGAGILGEGRTMCSIGTSGVVLSYESNKDLNLEGKVHFFNHSEKDAFYIMGVTLAAGHSLTWFKETFAADKSFDELLKGVNEIPAGSSGLLFTPYISGERTPHPDASIRGSFIGMDSGHTLSHFTRAVLEGITFSLRESIEIVRESGKEITEVVAIGGGAKNEAWLQMQADIFGATIIKLESEQGPAMGAAMLAAYGAGWFESLGACAEAFIRPAETYTPNADQAALYDGIFALYQDVYGQTRELNEKLASYRK; this is encoded by the coding sequence ATGAAATATGTAATTGGTGTCGATCTGGGAACCAGCGCGGTAAAGACTGTACTGGTAGATCCTCAGGGCAAGGTGGCTTTTGAGCACTCTGAAGCGTATCCGCTCAGCAGACCCCAGCCGAACTGGAGTGAGCAGAATCCGGAGGATTGGGTGAAGGGAACCATCGCCAGTCTGAAGCGTCTGATGGAAGTATCCGGCGCTAAGCCTGAACAGATCGACGGTATCAGCTTTTCCGGCCAGATGCACGGGCTTGTGCTCGTTGACGGCGAAGGCAAGGCGCTGCGTCCCGCCATTCTATGGAATGATACGCGTACAACTGCGGAATGCCGCAAGATTGAGAAGAAGCTCGGCAGCAAGCTGATCGATATCGCCCGGAACCGTGCGCTCGAAGGCTTCACGCTTCCGAAGATTCTGTGGGTCCAGGAGCATGAGCCGGAGGTGCTTGCGAAGGCTGAATTATTCCTGCTGCCGAAGGATTATGTGCGCTACCACCTGACAGGTGATTACGCCATGGACTACTCCGATGCAGCCGGAACTCTGCTGCTCGACGTTGGAGCGAAGCAGTGGAGTGCGGAGATTGCCGGGGCGTTCGATCTGCCGGTCTCCCTCTGCCCGAGACTCGTGGAATCCTTCGAGCAGACCGGAACCCTGCTTCCGGCAGTTGCCGAAGCCTCCGGCTTGCTGCCTACCACCAAGGTGTTCGCCGGCGGGGCAGACAATGCCTGCGGCGCACTGGGTGCCGGCATTCTGGGTGAAGGCCGGACGATGTGCAGCATCGGAACCTCCGGTGTGGTGCTGTCCTACGAGAGCAATAAGGATCTTAACCTCGAAGGCAAGGTGCATTTCTTCAACCACAGTGAGAAGGATGCCTTCTATATCATGGGTGTTACCTTGGCGGCAGGACACAGCCTGACCTGGTTCAAGGAGACCTTTGCAGCGGACAAGAGCTTTGACGAATTGCTTAAGGGTGTGAACGAAATCCCGGCCGGCAGCAGCGGGCTGCTGTTCACCCCTTACATCAGCGGGGAACGTACACCGCACCCGGATGCGAGCATCCGCGGCAGCTTTATCGGCATGGATTCCGGACATACTCTGTCCCACTTTACCCGGGCTGTGCTGGAAGGCATCACCTTCTCGCTGCGTGAATCCATCGAGATTGTGCGTGAATCCGGCAAAGAGATTACCGAGGTTGTAGCGATCGGCGGCGGGGCCAAGAATGAAGCCTGGCTGCAGATGCAGGCGGATATCTTCGGTGCTACGATCATCAAGCTGGAGAGCGAGCAGGGTCCGGCTATGGGCGCAGCTATGCTGGCAGCCTATGGCGCAGGCTGGTTTGAATCCCTGGGTGCATGTGCGGAAGCCTTCATCCGTCCTGCAGAGACCTATACCCCTAATGCAGATCAGGCGGCGCTATATGACGGGATCTTCGCTTTGTATCAGGATGTATACGGCCAGACCCGCGAGCTGAATGAGAAGCTGGCTTCTTACCGTAAATAG
- a CDS encoding response regulator transcription factor has translation MIKVLIVDDEPKLREGMRTLIPWEEEGYTVVATAANGYEALDKFRELKPGLVMADIRMPGMTGLELIAELRKENPGCHVLILSGYADFEYAKQAISYHIDGYLLKPVDEEELISYLQELREKISLEERINEWQALEPARTTEVLVRELLQSKEAGESAAELGLKDSSCEVVLLELKGLNKGEDTREDAVKRLMERHWQEEERGFFFTLPPYMGILLKEPLLDERARAALWQELHQLISKEGLEFVAAAGGAAVRPEEAGQSFAAARDRLDDAFFGQKNTLLCGIPDLWEEPAQGAVELEEEPDPERDIEVQLLLAVEAGSSEVARELTLQIIRQLVLTQRDETYIKDQLLRIVSSTIARLEAASPELRPLIAGQASPMGEVYSSRYLHDTERLVSGYMEQLSRLTGSGGGRGDEIKRITDLIQRRYKENLKLGTLAEIFNYNSAYLGKMFKNQVGEHFNTYLDKVRIEKAKQLLTQGMKVYEVAEQVGYMNSDYFNAKFRKYVGVSPSAYRKEN, from the coding sequence TTGATCAAAGTACTGATTGTGGATGATGAGCCCAAGCTGAGGGAAGGGATGCGCACCTTGATTCCCTGGGAGGAAGAGGGGTATACCGTGGTGGCGACAGCGGCTAACGGTTATGAAGCGCTGGACAAATTCCGTGAGCTGAAGCCTGGACTTGTAATGGCGGATATCCGCATGCCGGGCATGACCGGACTGGAATTGATCGCTGAACTGCGTAAGGAGAATCCAGGCTGCCATGTGCTGATTCTGAGCGGCTATGCCGATTTTGAATATGCGAAGCAGGCCATCTCCTATCATATTGACGGCTACTTGCTGAAGCCGGTGGATGAGGAGGAGCTGATCAGCTACCTGCAGGAGCTGCGGGAGAAGATCAGCCTGGAGGAACGGATCAATGAATGGCAGGCGCTGGAGCCGGCAAGAACTACCGAGGTGCTGGTGCGGGAGCTGCTGCAGTCGAAGGAAGCCGGAGAGTCGGCGGCCGAGCTGGGCCTTAAGGACAGCAGCTGCGAAGTGGTGCTGCTGGAATTGAAAGGGCTTAACAAGGGCGAGGATACCCGCGAAGATGCAGTGAAGCGGCTGATGGAGCGGCATTGGCAGGAGGAGGAGCGCGGCTTCTTCTTCACCCTTCCCCCGTACATGGGAATTCTGCTGAAGGAGCCGCTCCTGGATGAACGTGCACGGGCAGCGCTCTGGCAGGAGCTGCACCAGCTGATCTCGAAGGAGGGGCTGGAGTTCGTGGCCGCAGCGGGCGGAGCAGCTGTCCGGCCGGAGGAGGCCGGACAGTCCTTCGCGGCTGCACGCGACCGGCTGGACGATGCCTTCTTCGGGCAGAAGAATACCCTCCTCTGCGGAATACCGGACCTGTGGGAGGAGCCTGCACAAGGCGCGGTGGAACTGGAGGAGGAGCCGGACCCCGAGCGTGATATTGAGGTGCAGCTGTTACTGGCAGTGGAGGCTGGAAGCAGCGAGGTGGCCAGGGAGCTTACGCTGCAGATTATCCGCCAGCTTGTGCTTACCCAGCGGGATGAGACTTACATCAAGGATCAGCTGCTGCGGATTGTCAGCAGTACCATTGCCCGGCTGGAGGCGGCGAGTCCTGAGCTGCGCCCGCTGATTGCCGGACAAGCCTCGCCGATGGGCGAGGTGTACAGCAGCAGGTACCTGCATGATACAGAGCGGCTGGTGTCGGGCTACATGGAGCAGCTCTCCCGGCTGACGGGCAGTGGAGGCGGACGCGGCGATGAGATTAAGCGGATCACGGATCTGATCCAGCGCCGGTATAAGGAGAATTTGAAGCTGGGCACACTTGCGGAAATTTTTAACTACAATAGTGCTTATTTGGGTAAAATGTTCAAGAACCAGGTGGGCGAGCACTTCAACACGTATCTGGATAAGGTACGGATCGAGAAGGCTAAGCAGCTGCTGACCCAGGGCATGAAGGTCTATGAGGTGGCCGAGCAGGTTGGATACATGAACTCCGACTACTTCAACGCCAAATTCCGCAAATATGTCGGCGTCTCCCCTAGCGCGTACCGTAAGGAGAACTAG
- a CDS encoding transposase — MAPEDKYSQIFEHLHLAPVLFALRKKSHRGRPEKLNVPAMIYSLLIAKMENIEFVSALVRRLNHSHEFRVQCRFTGSDNIPSQASYSRLIHALAQTGMLEQLQDRLVTSALEEGFVSGTHLAVDSSMVEAWDCQFSESASKRRAARREQKKGEAPGAEQLQLEHQEPEPKAVNAPLKKPRYSKPGRPSQAEKERRREEMEAYEQSLGPFQKTIEAMLPYTYDELLTELPRHAARCDKKNTKGRMTSYYGFKANLLVDTDSQYILSGLFSSANPNDQRMAVVLLKGLLLKFPMLKVKHILGDKGYDCAAIYQLIHTLGAYPAISLIHHKDPPAGMNLDYTPVCAQGHTYRYDSFDAKYETLKYTRPSECKGCELSGSDCQKVFKIRMQTDLRLHTYPARGSESFTTLYNKRTAVERVFAYLKEYFGMKRTRHRGVRASVDFQLSTLAYNLSKFALDKLNQQLRDSQQVA, encoded by the coding sequence ATGGCTCCGGAAGATAAATATAGCCAAATCTTTGAACACTTACATTTAGCTCCAGTTCTGTTCGCACTGCGGAAAAAGAGCCACCGTGGACGGCCTGAAAAACTAAACGTACCTGCCATGATCTACTCGCTGCTGATTGCCAAAATGGAGAACATCGAGTTTGTCTCTGCCTTGGTCCGGCGATTGAATCATAGCCACGAATTTCGAGTCCAGTGCCGGTTTACGGGCTCGGACAATATTCCCAGTCAGGCCTCCTATTCTCGTTTGATTCACGCCCTAGCGCAAACGGGAATGCTGGAACAACTTCAGGATCGCCTAGTCACCTCTGCCCTAGAAGAAGGTTTTGTGAGCGGCACCCATCTGGCTGTGGATTCCTCGATGGTTGAGGCATGGGATTGCCAATTTAGCGAATCAGCCTCCAAGCGTCGTGCGGCTCGCCGGGAGCAAAAGAAAGGCGAAGCTCCGGGGGCCGAACAACTTCAGCTCGAACATCAAGAGCCTGAGCCGAAGGCGGTGAACGCGCCGCTGAAGAAACCCAGGTACAGCAAGCCAGGTCGTCCATCCCAGGCCGAAAAGGAACGTCGGCGCGAGGAAATGGAAGCCTATGAACAAAGTCTCGGACCGTTCCAGAAAACCATTGAAGCGATGTTGCCGTACACGTACGATGAACTGCTGACCGAGTTGCCCCGGCATGCTGCGCGTTGTGATAAGAAAAATACGAAGGGCCGAATGACCAGCTATTACGGGTTCAAGGCGAATCTGCTAGTCGACACGGACAGCCAGTATATCCTCAGTGGGCTCTTTAGTTCGGCCAATCCGAATGACCAGCGTATGGCGGTCGTCCTTCTCAAAGGCCTGCTCCTAAAGTTTCCGATGCTAAAGGTCAAGCATATCTTGGGCGACAAAGGCTACGACTGCGCGGCAATCTACCAGTTGATTCATACGCTCGGCGCCTATCCTGCGATTTCCCTGATTCACCATAAAGACCCGCCTGCAGGAATGAATCTGGATTACACGCCGGTGTGCGCTCAAGGACATACGTACCGTTACGACAGTTTTGATGCCAAGTATGAGACCCTGAAGTACACCCGGCCTAGCGAATGCAAAGGCTGTGAGCTTTCCGGTTCCGATTGCCAAAAAGTGTTTAAAATTCGCATGCAAACGGATTTGCGGTTGCACACTTATCCCGCCAGAGGTAGCGAAAGTTTTACCACCCTGTACAACAAGCGGACGGCCGTGGAGCGTGTGTTTGCCTATCTCAAAGAGTATTTCGGGATGAAACGCACACGTCACCGGGGTGTCCGGGCAAGTGTCGATTTCCAGCTCAGTACGCTCGCGTACAATTTGAGTAAGTTTGCATTAGACAAATTGAATCAGCAGTTGAGAGACTCCCAGCAAGTGGCCTGA
- a CDS encoding sensor histidine kinase, which translates to MKLKYKLIFFYIIVVMIPVLIAGIILTNYFREGALNRAIDQATNNVEKIKSQLYSKLRVPTDISNLLYFDEDLERLVNTHYPSILELTKAYLNYTDLKEYVLRYREISNIRFFIDNPTLVDDMSIAPVTPEIRTRNWYTQAMQNNQIYWMYIHDKDPYFNSPKGTINKLSLVRQVPYPEYSKSGILMVQVNQNELNQMLHQEPFETIIIDEQGYIVSAKNPQLVGSTVDAFDIGIDVQAQTKGVFTTQVKDKDSYVIIDEMIPELSVSKLKIISVFETKSILSDANKVSQLGLLIVIGVLLVALVLVYTISLLTSNRLLRLSRQLNQVALGNLNVVSHIDGTDEIGQLSRQFNYMVASINQLINQVIESNEKNSTLEIAQREIKLKMMASQIHPHFLFNALESIRMNAHLRGEKEIANIVRLLGKLMRKNLEVGRERAPIKEEIEMIRSYLDIQKFRYEDRLEYEITCDPAAAEVMIPPLIIQPLVENSVVHGLENKEGTVHVSIAVTLTENQEIQVIVMDDGIGMREGRLSEIMEVIAKVEEEEQGRIGLRNVQQRLTLYYGAEHGLNISSREGEGTRITFSIPKDSDLKA; encoded by the coding sequence ATGAAGCTGAAATACAAGCTGATCTTCTTTTATATCATAGTGGTGATGATTCCCGTGCTGATTGCCGGGATTATTCTGACGAATTATTTTCGGGAGGGAGCCTTGAACAGAGCGATAGATCAGGCCACCAACAATGTGGAAAAGATCAAAAGCCAGCTGTACAGCAAGCTGCGGGTTCCTACAGATATTTCGAATCTGCTCTATTTCGATGAGGATCTGGAGCGGCTGGTCAATACGCATTATCCGAGTATCCTGGAGCTGACCAAGGCTTACCTGAATTATACCGACCTCAAGGAATATGTGCTGCGGTACCGGGAAATCTCCAATATCCGCTTTTTCATCGATAATCCCACACTGGTGGACGATATGTCCATCGCACCGGTAACGCCGGAGATCCGCACGAGAAACTGGTATACACAGGCTATGCAGAACAATCAGATCTACTGGATGTATATCCACGACAAGGACCCTTATTTCAACAGTCCCAAAGGAACGATCAACAAGCTGAGCCTGGTCCGCCAGGTGCCCTACCCGGAATACAGCAAGTCAGGAATTCTGATGGTGCAGGTGAATCAGAATGAGCTGAACCAGATGCTGCACCAGGAGCCGTTCGAGACCATTATTATCGATGAGCAGGGCTATATTGTATCCGCTAAGAATCCGCAGCTGGTGGGCAGCACGGTGGATGCTTTCGACATAGGGATTGATGTGCAGGCGCAGACCAAGGGTGTGTTCACGACCCAGGTGAAGGACAAGGATTCCTACGTCATCATCGATGAGATGATCCCTGAGCTGAGTGTCAGCAAGCTGAAGATTATCTCGGTATTTGAGACTAAAAGTATTCTGAGCGATGCCAACAAGGTGAGTCAGCTGGGCCTGCTTATCGTAATCGGGGTGCTGCTGGTTGCGCTTGTACTGGTCTATACGATCTCGCTGCTGACCAGCAACCGGCTGCTGCGGCTGAGCCGCCAGCTCAATCAAGTGGCCCTCGGGAACCTGAATGTCGTCTCCCACATAGACGGAACAGACGAGATCGGCCAGCTGTCGCGCCAGTTCAACTACATGGTAGCCAGCATCAACCAGTTGATTAACCAGGTGATAGAGAGCAATGAGAAGAACAGTACACTGGAGATTGCGCAGCGGGAGATTAAGCTGAAGATGATGGCCAGCCAGATTCATCCGCATTTTCTGTTCAACGCCCTGGAGTCCATCCGTATGAACGCCCATCTGCGGGGAGAGAAGGAGATTGCCAATATTGTCAGGCTGCTGGGCAAGCTGATGCGCAAGAATCTGGAAGTAGGCCGGGAGAGAGCGCCGATCAAGGAAGAGATTGAGATGATCCGCTCCTATCTGGATATTCAGAAGTTCCGCTACGAGGACAGGCTGGAATATGAGATTACCTGCGATCCTGCCGCCGCTGAGGTGATGATTCCGCCGCTGATTATCCAGCCGCTGGTGGAGAATTCGGTCGTTCATGGTCTGGAGAACAAGGAGGGCACCGTGCATGTCAGCATCGCTGTTACCCTCACAGAGAATCAGGAGATTCAGGTGATTGTAATGGATGACGGGATCGGCATGAGGGAAGGACGGCTGTCCGAGATTATGGAGGTCATCGCCAAGGTGGAGGAAGAGGAGCAGGGCAGGATCGGGCTGCGTAATGTGCAGCAGAGACTGACTCTGTATTACGGAGCGGAGCACGGGCTGAACATCTCAAGCCGGGAAGGAGAGGGGACCCGGATTACATTTTCAATCCCGAAGGACAGTGATTTGAAGGCTTAA
- a CDS encoding ABC transporter permease, protein MIVKALTENGVTANESVTPRPPAKRNSGFWKSVLQQKYLYLMSLPFVIWVFIFSYVPIWGWLMAFQNYKPVRSFSEQKWVGLDNFRELFQDERFYLVLRNTLAMSMLGLIFGFVVPILFAVMLNELRGNVFKRTVQTISYLPHFVSWVVVGGIVYKTLAIDGGIVNDLLLWTNLIDEPIQFMAQGKYFWGVLTAADIWKETGWNAIIYLAAITGIDKELYEAAKVDGAGRVKQMFNITLPGIRTTVMVLLIMNIGHLVGIGFEKQFQLQNNMVTDYSEVLDLYALKYGIQISRFSYGTAISMFTSVVSVILLFTANGLMKKFAKESIM, encoded by the coding sequence TTGATCGTGAAAGCGCTCACTGAAAACGGTGTTACAGCAAATGAAAGCGTAACCCCCCGCCCACCTGCGAAACGGAATAGTGGATTTTGGAAAAGCGTACTCCAGCAAAAGTACTTATACCTGATGTCCCTTCCATTCGTAATCTGGGTATTTATTTTCAGCTATGTACCCATATGGGGATGGCTAATGGCCTTTCAGAATTATAAGCCGGTCAGATCGTTCAGCGAGCAGAAATGGGTCGGATTGGACAACTTCAGGGAGCTGTTCCAGGACGAACGCTTCTATCTCGTATTAAGAAATACACTGGCGATGAGCATGCTGGGACTGATCTTCGGCTTCGTGGTTCCTATCCTGTTCGCCGTGATGCTCAACGAGTTGCGCGGGAACGTCTTCAAGAGAACGGTCCAGACGATCTCTTACCTGCCCCACTTTGTATCCTGGGTCGTTGTAGGAGGGATTGTCTACAAGACGCTTGCCATCGACGGAGGGATCGTGAATGATCTGCTGCTCTGGACGAATCTTATTGATGAGCCGATTCAGTTCATGGCCCAAGGGAAATACTTCTGGGGAGTCCTAACAGCTGCTGACATCTGGAAGGAAACGGGCTGGAATGCGATCATCTATCTGGCAGCGATTACAGGCATTGATAAAGAGCTGTATGAAGCGGCCAAAGTGGACGGTGCAGGACGGGTCAAGCAGATGTTCAATATTACGCTGCCGGGTATCCGCACAACGGTGATGGTGCTGCTGATTATGAATATCGGCCATCTGGTCGGCATCGGCTTCGAGAAGCAATTCCAGCTGCAGAACAACATGGTTACCGATTATTCGGAAGTGCTGGATTTGTATGCGCTTAAATACGGGATACAGATTTCACGGTTCTCCTACGGTACAGCGATAAGCATGTTCACCTCGGTAGTCAGTGTCATCCTGCTGTTTACCGCCAACGGTCTGATGAAGAAATTTGCTAAAGAAAGCATTATGTAA
- a CDS encoding carbohydrate ABC transporter permease — protein MGGKAFQMSKGERVFDIFLYIALILVMIVTLYPFLNVLAISFNESTDTVRGGIYIFPRAWTLENYQRIFSYTGLIQGFKISILRTISGTLLGLVSASMLAFTLSRPEFRARRFVSVFLALTMYFSGGMVPMYILMKDLNLIGTFWIYILPGMVSAFNVFIIRSFMDGLPFALQESAKLDGANDFMIFYKIILPLCKPVLATIALFLAVGQWNEWFTTYLYNGNKPHLTTLQFELMKVLSSTNQGSGMVNANDMARQMAQISPESIKMAITIVVTVPILVVYPFLQKYFVGGMTLGAVKA, from the coding sequence ATGGGTGGCAAAGCATTCCAAATGTCAAAAGGTGAACGTGTCTTCGATATTTTTCTCTACATCGCTCTAATCCTGGTTATGATTGTGACGTTATATCCCTTTCTGAACGTGCTGGCAATTTCCTTCAATGAATCTACAGATACAGTCCGGGGCGGCATCTATATCTTCCCGCGGGCCTGGACTCTGGAGAATTACCAGCGGATCTTCAGTTATACAGGGCTGATTCAAGGCTTCAAAATATCGATTCTGCGTACTATTTCCGGTACTCTTCTAGGGCTAGTCAGTGCTTCCATGCTGGCCTTTACGCTCAGCCGTCCGGAGTTCAGAGCCAGAAGATTTGTCTCGGTATTCCTGGCCCTGACCATGTATTTCTCTGGCGGTATGGTGCCGATGTACATTCTCATGAAGGACTTGAACCTGATCGGAACGTTCTGGATTTACATCCTGCCGGGTATGGTATCCGCGTTCAACGTCTTCATTATCCGCTCCTTCATGGACGGCCTGCCGTTTGCCTTGCAGGAATCCGCCAAGCTGGACGGGGCGAATGACTTTATGATTTTCTACAAAATCATTCTTCCGCTCTGTAAGCCGGTGCTGGCGACAATCGCCTTGTTCCTGGCCGTGGGGCAATGGAATGAATGGTTCACTACCTATCTCTACAACGGCAACAAGCCGCATCTGACTACGCTTCAGTTCGAGCTGATGAAGGTCCTGTCTTCGACCAATCAGGGCAGCGGCATGGTGAATGCGAATGATATGGCCAGACAGATGGCCCAGATTTCACCGGAGTCGATCAAGATGGCGATTACCATTGTCGTAACCGTGCCGATTCTCGTGGTTTATCCGTTCCTGCAAAAGTATTTTGTCGGCGGGATGACGCTGGGTGCAGTCAAGGCATAG
- a CDS encoding ABC transporter substrate-binding protein, whose amino-acid sequence MNRKSTKTIFTLLLMSSMLIAGCGGNSNNAANNTTPNNSGTTPDATAAADDTALDTSPATFTFFGADASPNWNKMQDDVGKAITEKTGVTLEAEFDVGSGGGDQKIAMMAASGDVPDIIFAKGSLSTLVDAGLIIDMTDLIDKYGPNLKKVYGENMNRLKYSLDDQSIYQIPTNMGVGQKSFDATGGFEIQHRVLKELGYPKVRTVADFEKVLKDYVALHPETDGQPTIPLTLNADDWKIMITVTNPAFITTGAPDDGEYYVDPETFEAKLHYKRTEEKEYFRWLNGMYNQGLLDKDTFVQKDDQYKAKVASGRVLGLISQEWEYQDGENALKAAGKDEYTYGHFPVTLSEEYKDHSFMQTGIDGYGIAITTAAKDPERIIKWLDWMSSDEGQILRTWGIKDKHYTVDANGKREVLPEIRDGLANDTANTQKTTGIGQYLIFGARYGDGVKDSTDNYYTTSFPEQIVASYSEAEKESLAGYKATTWKDLFPKEDEFPVKETGALYNLPVPTDGKYQVIFKKTQDIVRKRIPEAILSKPGDFDKVYDAFLAELDKAGAQDMEKEFTELVKKRVSLWTGKNL is encoded by the coding sequence ATGAACCGCAAGAGTACCAAGACGATCTTCACGCTCCTGCTGATGAGCTCGATGCTGATCGCTGGTTGTGGAGGCAACAGCAATAATGCAGCCAACAATACGACGCCTAACAACTCAGGAACTACACCTGATGCTACTGCTGCAGCAGATGATACGGCTCTAGATACCTCACCGGCTACGTTCACCTTCTTCGGAGCGGATGCCAGCCCGAACTGGAACAAGATGCAGGATGATGTCGGTAAAGCCATCACAGAAAAGACAGGCGTCACCCTTGAGGCAGAATTCGATGTAGGCAGCGGCGGCGGTGACCAAAAAATCGCCATGATGGCGGCCAGCGGCGACGTTCCTGATATTATTTTCGCTAAAGGAAGTCTGAGTACCCTGGTGGATGCCGGCCTGATCATTGATATGACGGACCTGATTGACAAATATGGCCCCAACCTCAAGAAAGTCTACGGCGAGAACATGAACCGTCTGAAGTACAGCCTGGACGATCAGAGTATCTATCAGATTCCTACGAATATGGGTGTCGGCCAGAAATCCTTCGATGCCACAGGCGGATTTGAAATTCAGCATCGTGTGCTTAAAGAACTGGGCTATCCGAAAGTGCGTACAGTAGCTGATTTTGAAAAGGTGCTGAAGGATTATGTCGCCTTGCATCCGGAAACCGATGGGCAGCCTACCATTCCGTTGACGCTAAATGCCGATGACTGGAAGATTATGATCACCGTGACGAACCCGGCCTTTATTACAACCGGTGCACCGGATGATGGTGAATATTATGTGGACCCTGAGACCTTTGAAGCGAAGCTTCATTATAAACGTACTGAAGAAAAGGAATATTTCCGCTGGCTGAACGGCATGTATAACCAGGGCCTGCTGGATAAAGACACCTTCGTGCAAAAAGATGACCAATACAAAGCGAAAGTGGCCAGCGGGCGCGTGCTCGGTCTGATCTCCCAGGAATGGGAGTACCAGGATGGCGAAAATGCGCTGAAGGCTGCTGGTAAAGACGAGTATACCTATGGACACTTCCCTGTAACTCTGTCCGAAGAGTATAAGGATCATTCCTTCATGCAGACGGGAATCGACGGCTACGGGATTGCGATCACTACGGCTGCCAAAGATCCGGAGCGGATCATCAAATGGCTGGACTGGATGTCCTCCGATGAAGGCCAGATCCTGAGAACCTGGGGGATTAAAGACAAGCACTATACTGTGGATGCGAATGGCAAACGTGAGGTTCTGCCTGAAATCCGTGACGGCTTAGCCAATGATACAGCGAACACTCAAAAAACAACCGGGATCGGCCAGTACCTGATCTTCGGTGCCCGTTACGGCGACGGAGTGAAGGATTCAACAGACAACTACTACACCACAAGCTTCCCTGAGCAGATTGTTGCTTCGTACTCCGAAGCTGAGAAGGAATCCCTTGCCGGATACAAGGCGACTACCTGGAAGGATCTGTTCCCGAAAGAGGATGAATTCCCTGTAAAAGAAACAGGTGCCCTGTACAACCTGCCGGTTCCGACAGACGGCAAATATCAGGTCATCTTCAAAAAGACCCAGGATATCGTACGTAAACGTATCCCGGAAGCGATTCTGTCCAAACCGGGTGATTTCGATAAAGTCTATGATGCCTTCCTGGCCGAGCTGGACAAAGCCGGCGCTCAGGATATGGAAAAAGAATTCACTGAGCTGGTGAAGAAGAGAGTATCCCTGTGGACAGGCAAAAATCTGTAA